The genomic region GAGCGCGACGAGCGACACCAGCATGGCCGCGGTGGCCCAGGCCATGGGCGAGCGCCGGAGGCCGGATGGAAGGCTCATGATCACATCTCCCGGATCGCCGAACGAGGGTCGAGTACGGCTAGCAGCACGTCGACCAGAAGGCCTGCGAGCAGCACGGCGGTGCCCAGTACCAGCACCATGGCCTGGACCACCGGGTAGTCCTGTGCGACCACTGACTGGGCCATGGCGGAGCCGATGCCGGGCCAGGCGAAGACCTTCTCGACCAGCACGGTGCCGGCGATCAGGGCAGGCAGCAGGCTCCCGGCGACGGTGAGTACGGCGGGGGCCATGTTCGGTGCCGCGTGCCGGAGGCAGCGGCGTGCGGAAGACAGCCGTTTGCTCCGGGCGGTGCGCAGGTAGTCCTCGTTCAGCACCTTCAGCGCCTCCACCCGGACGATGCGCAGCAGGACGGCGGTGGGGGCGAGGGAGAGCGCGAGGACGGGCAGGACAAAGGACTCGACGCCCGCCGCACCGGCCACCGGGAGCAGTTGGAGGCCGACGGCCAGCAGCGCGGTGAGTCCGGCGGCCAGGACGAAGTCCGGCACTCCGGCCAGGCCGGCGGTGACCGCGATGAACACAAGCTCGGTGCGCGGGCGGCGGCCGTCGCGGGTGCGGACCGCCGCCAGCAGGCCGACGGGCAGGGCGACGGCGAGAGTGACCAGGAAAGCGAGGCCGGCGATCTCCAGGGTGGTCGGCAACCGGGTGCGGACCAGCTCCGCGACCGGCGCCCCGGTGACCAGCGAGGTACCGAGGTCGCCGTGCAGGAGATTGCCGAGGTAGTGCCGGTACTGGGACAGGAAGGGCGCGTCGAGCCCGAGGGCGTGCCTGCGAGCGGCCACCAGGTCGGGGGCGGCGTCGACGCCGAGCGCGGCCCGGACCGGATCGCCGGGGATGAGGCGGATCATCACGAATGACGCGGTGACCACGACCCCGAGAGAGAGAAACAGCCGGAGGCTGCGGCGGCCGAGGAACACCGTCCAGGGGTGCCGCAGCAGCTGGGGTACGGACATGGTGGGCCCCGGATCACTGGTGGAGACGGATGCTGGTGGGAACGAGCTGGCCGCCGAAGGTGGTGGCGAAGGTGGTGCGGTAGCCGTACACGCTGCTCCGGCCTTCGGCGATCGGCAGCGCTTCGGCCGATCGGAAGAGCGCGGCGGCGGCCCGGTTCCAGGTGGCGCATCCGGTTGTGTCGGTCTCCCGGAGAGCCTGGGCGACCAGGGCGTCGTACTCGGGATTGGTCACCCCCGCGAAGTTGAGGCCACGGGCGGGGGTGGAGCCGGAGAAGAAGGGGATGAAGCCGACCGGCAGGGCGAAACCCGGGGTACTGCCGACCACCACGTCGAAGTCGGCGCTCTGGTACATGGCGTTGACGAGGGCGGGCAGGGTCTCGGTGACCAGGTCGACCTCGACGCCGAGCGCCGTCCACTCCCGGGCCATCAGCTCGGCGACGGAGGCCAGGGTCGGGCCGAGGTCGGGGCTGGTGATCAGGCGGAGCCGGAGCGACTGGCCGTTCTTGGTCAGCGGGCCGTCGGCGGAGCGCGTCCAGCCGGCGGCGCGCAGGGCCTCGACAGCGTTCTGCGCGGGCAGGTTGGCGTCGGCGAGGTCGGCGTGGCAGACGGCGCCCTCGGCGCCGAAGTCGGTGGCGGGGATGCCGGTGCCACCGACGGCGACGTCGGCGAGGCCCCGGCGATCGAGGGCGGAGACCAGGGCACGGCGCAGCGCCCGGTCGGCGAGTGCCCGGCCGGGGCGCTGGTTGAAGAAGGTCAGCCCGACCACGGTCGCCACGTCGGCGGTGGCCAGACCGTGGCCGGTGAGCCGGGCGCGGTCCGGCCCGCTCACGTGCGCGATGTCGATGTCCCCGGTGAGCAGCAGGTTCGCCGCCGTGGAGGTCTGGGGCACCACCGACATGACGATGCGCGCGGGGAGACCGAGTTCCGCGGTCGTCGCCCCGGCGGGCCCCCAGGAGTAGTTGTCGCGGACGGTGAACTCGTACGGTCCGCCGGGGGTGTAGCGGGTCAGCACGTAGGGGCCGGTTCCCTGGGTGGCGCGGTCCAGCGAACCGGGCCGGTCGAGGCCGGCGGGGCAGACGATCGGCAGCAGGCCGATGGTGCGGGTGAGGAAGGGGAAAGGGGCGGCGGCGGTCGCCGACACCGTGCCGGTCCCGTCGTCGGCGCTCGCGGTGAACGGAACGTTCGGAAGGACGGTCCGGGCGCCGGCGAGCTGGTTGGCCGGGTCGCCCGCGTAAGTGAGTGCCCGGGCCACCGCCGAGGCGGTGAGCGGAGTGCCGTCGGAGCAGGTGACACCCGGGCGGAGGGTGAAGGCGGCCGTGGTGGCCGTGGCCTGCCAGGAGGAGGCCAAGCCGGTGACCAGGGTGCCGTCGGGGGCGAGGTTGACCAGGGAGTCGTAGGCGTAGCGGGCCTGGGAGGCACCGAAGGCTGAGTACGGATCGAAGCTCGGCGTCTCGCTGGACTCGGCGATCCGGACGGTGCCGTGGTCTACCAGAGGGGTGGTCGTCGAGGAGGTGGCGACGCCGCCGCAGCCACCCAGCGCGACGGCCGAAGCCGTGAGAGCGGCCGCCAGAGCGACCGGCGGGGTGCGTCGGAGCATGGCCTCATGGTCCCACCGGGACTTGGTCGTGGTGGCTCAACTCACGTACATGAAAGGCATGTTCGAACGTCCCGAGCCGCCTGGTGGCATGGTCGGGAGCCGTCAGGGGTGACTGGGGCGACGATCCTGATTCACCCGTACGAGGGGGACGGGCGTGGCTCGCGACGGGCGGTCCGGACCGGGTCCGGCTGTCCGGCGGCGAGGGGCGGGGCGCCTCCGAGGTGCGGTGGGCATGGGGACGTGGCACTTATTCGAGAAGATAATCAGATACTCGTGCTAAATGGTGTTCGAATGCGCCATAACTCGGGTTACGCGGGAACGATGAAAGCACTCGGACGAGTGAACCAAAACACTCGGACGGATGAACCCGGAGGGAGTAATTTGGCCCAGGTGGGTGTGATTCAACTACTGTGACCATGGGATCGGACGGCGCGTTCCGGTGTCCGGGAATTCGATTCGTCAGATGAGGAATCCCGGATATTCGAGATGGAATGCTTCATATCCGCCCGGCTGTGCGCTGCTCGGTGTTCGCCGTGCCCGGGTTCCCTGTCATACGTATGCGTAGAGAGGATGGAGCATCATGCCGCCTGTAGTACCGCCCTTCCTGGTCGGCCTCATTGTCGCGCCTCTGGCCAAACGCCTGCTCAAGCCACTGGTGGGTGGAGTCGTCAAAGCATCCGTCGGCATCGCGATGGAGGTGAAGAAGGCGGCTCAGGAGGCCGGGGAGAACATCCACGACCTCGCGGCCGAAGTGGCTGCCGATGTGGTGGCCGCCCAGATCGCCGCCGCGGAAACCGAAGGTCACTCCGGTGACGGTCAGCACACCACCGGAAACGGCGGCAAGGGGGAACCGAGGATCCCGAAGATCCGCGCGACCACCGGTAGTTCCTCCGGAAAGACGCCCTGACGGTCCGTAAGGACTCACGGCCGCCGCCAGGCGCGTATGCCGATAGATTTCGGCGGAATGCGTCCGGGTGGCGGCCGTTCGCAGGCCGTTCGGCCGCAGAGATTTGCTGTCCAGAATTTCCCGCTCCGTCGCCGTAATCCGTCGTGTCCGTGGCGGTTTTCCGCGACCTCCGCAAACAGGTGAACGTACACATGCCATCGCTACTGGGTGTCGCCGGATTCCGCTCCGTGGAATTGGGTGCGAGCCCACGCTCGGTCGCACCGGGCCGCCAGCGCTGGGACGTCAAGCTGGTCCTGGGACGACCGCGGACGGCCGAGATCCTCGCCGCCGCGCTGCGCCACATTCCCGGGATCACCGAGGCCCGGGCCAACCCGGTCACCGGCGGGGTGCTCGTCCGGCATGATGCGCGGTTGCGCGCCACGGACATCGGCCGGATCGTCCGCAGGGTCGTCACCCGGGTCGCGGAGGGACCGACCGGAGTGGGGTGTCCGGATCCGGTCCGCCACGCCCCCGCGCCGGCCCCGCGGGCGGACCGCGGCCTGGTCGTGCGCCCGGTGCTCGCCGTCGTCGGCGGGGTAGCGGCCGGGGTCGCACTGATCAAGGGGTCGACGCTGAGCAGGCAACTGGTGGCCGCGGGCGGGGTTGCCGCGGCGACCGCGGTCGTCCTCCGCAAGGCATGGCGCGGAACCGTCGACGCGTCCCGGGACGCGGCCGGGCCCGGTGCCGAACGCCACCCCTTGCTGGAGATCGTCGGTCCGCACCGACGCCGCCTCTACCGGGCCGCCTCCCTGTCCGTCGCCTGCCAGGCTGCGGAGATGGCACTCGGCACCTTCCTCGGATGGACCGGCCTGGTCCTCATCAAGGGCGAGGCAGCTCCGCTGGTCAGCCTCGGCCTGACCACGGCCTCCGCTCAACTGTGGGGCCTGGCCGGGCTGGTGGCCGCCGCCTGTGCCGCGGTGGCGGGTCTCTCGTACGCCTCGAACCTGCAGTGGCGCCGACTCGGCCAGGACATCGAGCACGATTGGCGGGGCCGCACGTACCGACACGTCCAGCACCTCGAACTGGGACACCTGGAGGGTGAGCGGACCAGCCGGGTGGCCGGCACGCTCACCAACGACGTCGGCCAGCTGGGCGCCTTCTTCGCCGGCCCGGCCAACGACGTGCTGCAACTCGGCACCAGCCTGGCCCTCCTGGTGCCGGCGTTCCTCCTGCTGGCACCGCAGATCGCCTGGATCGCGTTCCTGCCGATCCCGGTCATCGCCTGGCTGTCGCTGCACCACCAGGAGAAGGCCGCGGCGGACTACGCCGTCACCGGCGAGTGCCGGGCCGGGCTGGGCAGCCAGGTGATCAACTCGCTCGAAGCCGGTGCGACCGTCAAGAGCTTCTGCACCGAGGACTACGAGGCCGAACGCATCGACGAGCTGAGCGAAGCGGTCCAGGAGAGCAGCCGACAGACCGACCGGAGCACGATCCGCCACGCCGAGATCGTCCGGTCCTGCACCACCGCATCGATGGCAGGCACCCTGCTGATCGGCGGTCGTTCGGTACTCAACGGCACCCTGCGCTTCGAGGTGTTCAGCCCGCTGATCGGGCTGCCCCAGATGCTGTTGATGCGGATGAGCCGGATCGGCGGCATCGCCGACCAGTACCAGCGCACCCTCGCCTCCTACGACCGGGTCCAGAGGCTGCGCGCCCTGCCCGTCGAGGCCGACGGCGGCGACGGGACGCTCGACCTTGCCGAGGTGCGGGGCGAGATCGTCCTCGACGGGGTCACCTTCGCCTACCCCGGCCGACCGACGGCACTGGAGGACCTCTCGCTGACCATCCCGGCCGGGCAGGTGACCGCCCTGGTGGGCGCCACCGGCTCCGGTAAGACGACGATCGCCAGACTGCTGATGCGCTTCCAGGACGCCCAGTTCGGAAGAGTGCTGATCGACGGACAGGACATCCGGGACCTGCGGCGACACAGCTTGCGCCACGCCATCGGCTTCGTCGCCCAGGACCCGTTCCTCTTCGACGGCAGCATTGCCGACAACATCCGCTACGGCAGCTTCGAAGCCTCGGACGAGGCAGTGCTCCAAGCCGCCGCCATGGCCGAGGCGGACACCTTCATCGCGACGCTTCCGGACGGCTACGACACTCTGATCGGTGAACGCGGTGCCGCGCTCTCCGGCGGCCAGCGGCAGCGGATCGCCCTGGCTCGCGCGATCCTCAAGGACTCGCCGGTCGTGGTCCTCGACGAGGCCACCTCCGCCGTGGACAACGAGACCGAGGCCGCCATCCAGCGCACACTGCGTGGCTTCGCGGCCGACCGCACGATGGTCGTCATCGCCCACCGCCTCTCCACGGTCCGCCACGCCGACCGCATCTACGTCATGGACAAGGGCGGCATCGTCGCCGAACAGGGCACCCATGACGAACTCCTCGCCCAGCACGGACTCTACGCATCTCTCTGGCAGCTCCAGGCCGGCGAACTCGCCGCCTGACCGCAGAAAAGCCGCCCCGCCCGCCGATCGCGTGACACCACCGTGGTCGGCGCGGCCCGGCACGCCCTGCGCGCATGCCCGCCCATACTTCTGGAGGTACCCCCATGTCCCGTCGCGACGGAGACGTCCTTCCCCTGACCGCGGCCCAGCGGGAGATCTGGCTCGCCGAGCAGCGCTCCCGGACACCGATCCCGGGCTACCGCGTCGGTGAATGCCTGGAGATCCACGGGCCGGTCGACCCGGAGCTGTTCGAAGCCGCGCTGCGCCGAGTGGTCGACGAGGTCGACGCCCTGCACGTGACCTTCGTCGACGACGGTGAAGGCCCGCGTCAGATCCTCCGCGAGACCTGGGACTGGGCGCCCGTCCACCTCGACCTCGGCACGGAGCCAGATCCCCGGGCGGCGGCCATGGACTGGATGGAGCGGGACCTGGCCCGTCCGCTGGACCTCTCCCGTGATCCGCTGTTCGGCCATGCGCTGATCCGGCTGTCGCCGACGGAGTTCCTCTGGTACCTGAACTACCACCACGTGGTGCTGGACGCGATCAGCAGCTCCATGGTCCGGCAGCGGGTCGGCGAGGTGTACTCGGCACTGGCCGGGAGCGGTGCCGTTCCGCCGTCTCCGTTCGGCTCGCTACGGGACCTGGTCGACAGCGACGCCGCCTATCGCTCGTCCGCCGACTTCAGCGCCGACCGCTCCTACTGGACCGAGCGCTTCGCCGATCTGCCCGCCCCGACACGGCTCACCGACACCGCCGCGACCGACCCGCACCAGGCCCTGCGCGTGGCCGGGGAGCTGGAGCTGCGGAACCCCGAGGCACTGCGAGCGGCGGCGGGCCGGGCCGGTGTCAGGTGGTCCCGGGTGGTGGTCGCGGCGACGGCGCTCTACGCCCACCGTCTGAGCGGCGCCCAGGACGTGGTGCTCGCCCTCCCCGTCACCGCCCGTCGGGGCTCCGACCGCGACCTGATGTCGGTGCCCGGCACGATGTCCAACGTCGTGCCCCTGCGGCTGACCGTGCGACCGGACATGCCGTGGGGCGATCTCGTCGCCCAGGTGGCGCGGGAGGTCGAGTCGGCCGTCGCGCACGAGCGCTACCGCAGCGAGGACCTGCTGCGCGACCTCGGCGCGCCCGGCAGCATCGGAACGGCGTTCCCGCTGATCATCAACATTATGGCCTTCAACGCCAGGCCTAGTTTCGCCGGGCACCCTGCCTCGGTTCACCACTTCGTGTCGGGGTCGACCACCGACCTGGCCGTCTGGCTCTTCGACTACCGGGACGGCAACCCCCCGCTTCTCCGGCTGCACGGCGCGCCGGAGGCGTACGGCGACGACGACCTCGCCGCGCACCAGCAGCGGCTGCTCGCCCTTCTCGACGCCGTCGCGGACTGCGACCCGGACGAAGCGGTTGGCCGGATCGACCTGCTCACCGCCGAGGAGCACCGCGAGGTGGCGGCCCTCGGCACCGGGCCGGTGGCCGAGGCCCCCACCGCGAGCCTGCCGGAGCTGTTCCGGGAGCACGTCCGGGCGACTCCGGACCTCGTCGCGCTGGTGTGCGGTGACGTGTCGCTGACGTATGCGGAGTTGGACGTGCGGGCGAACCGGTTGGCGCATGCGCTGATCGCGCGGGGTGCTGGGCCGGAGCGGTTGGTGGCGGTGTCGCTGCCGAGGTCGGCCGAGCTGGTGGTGGCGATCCTTGCGGTGTTGAAGACCGGCGCGGCGTACGTTCCGGTCGACCCCGATTATCCGGCGGCCCGGGTCGCGTATCTGCTCGACGACGCCCGCCCGGTCCTGACGGTGACCGACACCCGCACCCTGGGGCGGCTGCCCGACGGCGTCACTGCCCGGCTGGTGCTCGACGAGCCGGAGACGGCCGCTCTGGTGGCAGGCTGCCCGGCGGTCGATCCGGGGGTGGCCGTCGATCCGGGGCACCCGGCGTACGTGATCTACACCTCGGGTTCCACCGGCAGGCCCAAGGGTGTGGTGGCAAGGCACGGCGGCCTGCTCGACCTGCTCACCGACCACCGGCTGGTGCAGTTCGCACCGCTGCTGGTGGACCGGCGGCGGCTGCGGGTGGCGCTGACCACATCGGTGTCGTTCGACGCCTCCTGGAACCAGCTGATGGCCCTCTTCGCGGGCCACGAGCTGCACGTTCTGAACCATGCGACCTGGACCGACCCGGAGGCCTTCGTCGACTACGCGGCGTGCCACGGGCTGGACTACGTCGAGGCCACCCCTTCCTACCTCCACGTCCTCGTCGCCCATGGACTGCTGGACGATCCGCAGCGCCGTCCCGCGCTGGTCGCGGCGGGCGGCGAGGCCGTCCCCGAGCAGCTGTGGGAGCGGCTGCGGGCCGCCGACGGGGCCTCCTGCCTCAACCTCTACGGACCCTCGGAGTG from Streptomyces sp. NBC_01267 harbors:
- a CDS encoding ABC transporter ATP-binding protein/permease; translated protein: MPSLLGVAGFRSVELGASPRSVAPGRQRWDVKLVLGRPRTAEILAAALRHIPGITEARANPVTGGVLVRHDARLRATDIGRIVRRVVTRVAEGPTGVGCPDPVRHAPAPAPRADRGLVVRPVLAVVGGVAAGVALIKGSTLSRQLVAAGGVAAATAVVLRKAWRGTVDASRDAAGPGAERHPLLEIVGPHRRRLYRAASLSVACQAAEMALGTFLGWTGLVLIKGEAAPLVSLGLTTASAQLWGLAGLVAAACAAVAGLSYASNLQWRRLGQDIEHDWRGRTYRHVQHLELGHLEGERTSRVAGTLTNDVGQLGAFFAGPANDVLQLGTSLALLVPAFLLLAPQIAWIAFLPIPVIAWLSLHHQEKAAADYAVTGECRAGLGSQVINSLEAGATVKSFCTEDYEAERIDELSEAVQESSRQTDRSTIRHAEIVRSCTTASMAGTLLIGGRSVLNGTLRFEVFSPLIGLPQMLLMRMSRIGGIADQYQRTLASYDRVQRLRALPVEADGGDGTLDLAEVRGEIVLDGVTFAYPGRPTALEDLSLTIPAGQVTALVGATGSGKTTIARLLMRFQDAQFGRVLIDGQDIRDLRRHSLRHAIGFVAQDPFLFDGSIADNIRYGSFEASDEAVLQAAAMAEADTFIATLPDGYDTLIGERGAALSGGQRQRIALARAILKDSPVVVLDEATSAVDNETEAAIQRTLRGFAADRTMVVIAHRLSTVRHADRIYVMDKGGIVAEQGTHDELLAQHGLYASLWQLQAGELAA
- a CDS encoding ABC transporter permease — its product is MSVPQLLRHPWTVFLGRRSLRLFLSLGVVVTASFVMIRLIPGDPVRAALGVDAAPDLVAARRHALGLDAPFLSQYRHYLGNLLHGDLGTSLVTGAPVAELVRTRLPTTLEIAGLAFLVTLAVALPVGLLAAVRTRDGRRPRTELVFIAVTAGLAGVPDFVLAAGLTALLAVGLQLLPVAGAAGVESFVLPVLALSLAPTAVLLRIVRVEALKVLNEDYLRTARSKRLSSARRCLRHAAPNMAPAVLTVAGSLLPALIAGTVLVEKVFAWPGIGSAMAQSVVAQDYPVVQAMVLVLGTAVLLAGLLVDVLLAVLDPRSAIREM
- a CDS encoding DUF5132 domain-containing protein; translation: MPPVVPPFLVGLIVAPLAKRLLKPLVGGVVKASVGIAMEVKKAAQEAGENIHDLAAEVAADVVAAQIAAAETEGHSGDGQHTTGNGGKGEPRIPKIRATTGSSSGKTP
- a CDS encoding ABC transporter substrate-binding protein, whose protein sequence is MLRRTPPVALAAALTASAVALGGCGGVATSSTTTPLVDHGTVRIAESSETPSFDPYSAFGASQARYAYDSLVNLAPDGTLVTGLASSWQATATTAAFTLRPGVTCSDGTPLTASAVARALTYAGDPANQLAGARTVLPNVPFTASADDGTGTVSATAAAPFPFLTRTIGLLPIVCPAGLDRPGSLDRATQGTGPYVLTRYTPGGPYEFTVRDNYSWGPAGATTAELGLPARIVMSVVPQTSTAANLLLTGDIDIAHVSGPDRARLTGHGLATADVATVVGLTFFNQRPGRALADRALRRALVSALDRRGLADVAVGGTGIPATDFGAEGAVCHADLADANLPAQNAVEALRAAGWTRSADGPLTKNGQSLRLRLITSPDLGPTLASVAELMAREWTALGVEVDLVTETLPALVNAMYQSADFDVVVGSTPGFALPVGFIPFFSGSTPARGLNFAGVTNPEYDALVAQALRETDTTGCATWNRAAAALFRSAEALPIAEGRSSVYGYRTTFATTFGGQLVPTSIRLHQ